The genomic window AATTTGTCATCCACAATAACGATTTCGGTTGCGGAAATAATATTTCGCCATTTTGTAATGACTTTCCCATGAATGAGGAGAAAATCGACCCGTACCAGTTTTATATTATTCATAGGTATTCCCGTTAGCTATTGATGTCACGTTTTTGATACTTTCACCGCCTGCTTCAATAATTCGGTTTACCAGTTCCTCAATATTTAATTCATTACGGTACATCTCGGCTTCAATTAGCATGGGTAGATTCATGCCGCAAATCACCGGAAACCCTTTGCGTTTGGCGAATACCGTTGCTACGTTTGATGGCGTGCCGGCATAGATATCGGTAAAGATAATGCTATGGGTGGGTGCCCGTTTTAACACCTCGCTCATTTCTTTCATTAATTGCTCAGGCGCCATGCCCGGCATTAATGAAAAACAATAAATATTCTCAATTTTACCCAAGATCATTTCGCAGCTATTAACCAATTCGTTGCCAAAGCGACCATGTGAAATGACAAATAACCAGGGAACCACGTTTGATTTATCCATAAAATTTCCTGCCAGAAATGAAAAGGATTAGCCGCGAGATTTGCCCCCCGTGATGTTTATGATGGTGCCTGTGATATAGCTGGACTTATCGGACAGCAGACAGGTAACCAGATTGGCAATTTCATCCAGTTTTCCCTGACGGCCAAGAGGTATTTTTTGGCTGTAATCTTCATCAATGTTCGTCGTCTTTATACCTCGCGTGTAGGCCAGCGCTTCGCGGTGCTTGGCATCCCCCATAGGCGTCGGCTCATTGATGCCGGGTGCAACGCCAACTACCCGAATACAGAACTCACCCAGCTCCTTCGCCCAGGATAGGGTGAAACCATGCACGGCGGCTTTGGTCGCGGAATAACAGATCCTTCGATGCCGGCCTCGGAAAGGATATTCACCTTCCTGCGTGCAAATAAAAGGCCCTTTTTGGTTGACTCGCACCATAAAGTCAAAATCATCGTTGCTTAATTTATACTGCGGCGTTTCGCTATAATAGTCGACCAACA from Sodalis glossinidius str. 'morsitans' includes these protein-coding regions:
- a CDS encoding SDR family oxidoreductase; the protein is MDLDQRVVIVTGGSSGIGAHIVSDLLENNAQVIVADIQLPDAANRATGVDYRLCDITDRTSFKKFVDDVYHQYQRIDGLVNNAGVNRARLLVDYYSETPQYKLSNDDFDFMVRVNQKGPFICTQEGEYPFRGRHRRICYSATKAAVHGFTLSWAKELGEFCIRVVGVAPGINEPTPMGDAKHREALAYTRGIKTTNIDEDYSQKIPLGRQGKLDEIANLVTCLLSDKSSYITGTIINITGGKSRG
- a CDS encoding PTS sugar transporter subunit IIA translates to MDKSNVVPWLFVISHGRFGNELVNSCEMILGKIENIYCFSLMPGMAPEQLMKEMSEVLKRAPTHSIIFTDIYAGTPSNVATVFAKRKGFPVICGMNLPMLIEAEMYRNELNIEELVNRIIEAGGESIKNVTSIANGNTYE